A window from Luteolibacter flavescens encodes these proteins:
- a CDS encoding M16 family metallopeptidase: MIRKPAPPPPAAEPPAAEGSEPAKEGDTAAAEKPDPATTEPATLSVKTDTEAADATAKTWPQEQSDIAADPKAVFGKLENGMRYIIYPNAEPPGRVSLRMHIAAGSLMEADDQRGVAHFLEHMVFNGSKNFTPDELIPRMQRLGIAFGAHVNAYTSFDETVYMLDLPDLSEEIMKLGFTIMRDFGDGAKLDAEEIDKERGVILSEKTSRDTVGFRLMEQQFAELLPGSLLTKRFPIGTEEVIKTAPRERFVDLYTRYYTPERMTFVVVGDVKPEEIEARIKENFSSLTNPADPGKNPELGEIKKIEGMQAAVFSDKEVTSTDLSLVSVRPYSIVPDSSTRRLSMLPLGLANAAIGRRFERISKQDGSPIAKGSSSRDELFNYAEIGSFDVTAADDRWQDALPVLEQEFRRALEFGFTDAEIAEAKANVLNAYQQAVKTAPTRKSESLATGIARSINDGTVFSTPETDLEIIAKGLDTMTAETCHAAFREFWADQGMHLVLTTKQEPENARATLLAIYEESRSKPVEAPEQKEAVEFAYTDFGPAGTVKSRKEVEGLEFSQIVLSNGVRLNLKKTDFEKGSIRLTTRFGSGKLTQPKDMPGLDLFASSVFDAGGLGKHSVDDLQQILAGQNVGTAFAVGDDAFTLGGRTTPEDIGLQLQIMCAQLTDPGYREEAVAQFKKAIPMIFQQLRHTPEGPHAQMEAWLHGADSRWGVLTEEKLGSYTIEDARKWLTPALTKDYLELSIVGDFDESTLLPLVLKTFGALPARAEKKADLAAARKINFPKGAAEKTFTYDSKIAQGTAIVVWKTEGLRGNTKLFRRLNLLGSILSDRLREEIREKLGASYSPNAGATGSDGLDGYGYMMAMCVGKAEDTKKLADTATEIANLLARDGTNDDELDRARKPMQATMEKTKRDNSYWLGTVLAQSQEDPARLDLIRGRDADYASITAKELHDIAIKYLGQKHALKVLIHPETEKKAEGE; the protein is encoded by the coding sequence CCGGGCCGCGTCTCGCTGCGCATGCACATCGCGGCGGGCTCGCTGATGGAGGCGGATGACCAGCGCGGCGTGGCTCACTTCCTGGAGCACATGGTCTTCAATGGCTCGAAGAACTTCACCCCGGACGAGCTGATCCCTCGGATGCAGCGCCTGGGCATCGCCTTCGGCGCGCACGTGAATGCCTACACGTCCTTTGACGAGACGGTGTACATGCTGGACCTGCCGGATCTCTCTGAGGAGATCATGAAGCTGGGCTTCACCATCATGCGCGACTTCGGCGATGGCGCGAAGCTGGATGCCGAGGAGATCGACAAGGAGCGCGGCGTGATCCTTTCCGAAAAGACCAGCCGGGATACGGTGGGCTTCCGCCTGATGGAGCAGCAGTTCGCGGAGCTGCTGCCGGGCTCGCTGCTCACGAAGCGCTTCCCCATCGGCACCGAGGAGGTGATCAAGACCGCTCCGCGCGAGCGCTTCGTGGATCTCTACACGCGCTACTACACGCCGGAGCGCATGACCTTCGTCGTGGTGGGCGATGTGAAGCCCGAGGAGATCGAGGCACGCATCAAGGAGAACTTCTCCTCGCTGACGAATCCCGCGGACCCGGGCAAGAATCCCGAGCTGGGCGAGATCAAGAAGATCGAGGGCATGCAGGCCGCGGTCTTCTCGGACAAGGAAGTGACTTCCACGGATCTCTCGCTGGTGTCCGTGCGCCCGTACAGCATCGTGCCGGACAGCTCGACGCGCCGGCTCTCCATGCTGCCGCTGGGCCTGGCGAATGCGGCGATCGGCCGCCGCTTCGAGCGCATCTCGAAGCAGGATGGCTCTCCCATCGCGAAGGGCAGCTCGTCGCGCGATGAGCTTTTCAACTACGCCGAGATCGGCTCCTTCGACGTGACGGCCGCGGATGACCGCTGGCAGGACGCGCTGCCGGTGCTGGAGCAGGAATTCCGCCGCGCGCTGGAGTTCGGCTTCACGGATGCGGAGATCGCGGAGGCGAAGGCGAACGTGCTGAATGCCTACCAGCAGGCGGTGAAGACCGCGCCGACCCGCAAGTCGGAATCGCTCGCCACGGGGATCGCACGCTCGATCAATGATGGAACGGTCTTCTCCACGCCGGAGACGGACCTGGAGATCATCGCGAAGGGCCTGGACACCATGACGGCGGAGACGTGCCACGCGGCCTTCCGCGAATTCTGGGCGGACCAGGGGATGCACCTGGTGCTGACGACGAAGCAGGAGCCGGAGAATGCCCGCGCGACGCTGCTGGCCATCTACGAGGAGTCCCGTAGCAAGCCGGTGGAGGCACCGGAGCAGAAGGAGGCCGTGGAATTCGCCTACACCGACTTCGGCCCCGCCGGCACGGTGAAGTCGCGGAAGGAAGTGGAGGGCCTGGAGTTCTCCCAGATCGTGCTTTCCAATGGCGTCCGCCTGAACCTGAAGAAGACGGACTTCGAGAAGGGATCCATCCGTCTCACGACGCGCTTCGGCAGCGGCAAGCTGACCCAGCCGAAGGACATGCCGGGCCTGGATTTGTTCGCCAGCTCGGTCTTTGACGCGGGCGGCCTGGGCAAGCACTCGGTGGACGATCTCCAGCAGATCCTGGCCGGGCAGAATGTCGGCACGGCCTTCGCGGTGGGCGACGATGCCTTCACGCTCGGCGGCCGCACCACGCCGGAGGACATCGGGCTGCAACTCCAGATCATGTGCGCGCAGCTCACCGACCCCGGCTACCGGGAGGAAGCGGTGGCGCAGTTCAAGAAGGCCATCCCGATGATCTTCCAGCAGCTCCGCCACACGCCCGAGGGCCCGCACGCGCAGATGGAGGCATGGCTCCACGGCGCGGACTCGCGCTGGGGTGTGCTCACCGAGGAGAAGCTGGGCAGCTACACCATCGAGGATGCGCGCAAGTGGCTCACGCCCGCGCTGACGAAGGACTACCTGGAGCTCAGCATCGTGGGTGACTTCGACGAGAGCACGCTGCTGCCGCTGGTGCTGAAGACCTTTGGCGCGCTGCCCGCACGCGCGGAGAAGAAGGCCGACCTGGCCGCCGCACGGAAGATCAACTTCCCGAAGGGTGCCGCTGAGAAGACCTTCACCTACGATAGCAAGATCGCCCAGGGCACCGCCATCGTGGTATGGAAAACGGAGGGCCTGCGCGGGAATACCAAGCTCTTCCGCCGCCTGAACCTGCTCGGCAGCATCCTCAGCGACCGCCTGCGCGAGGAGATCCGCGAGAAGCTCGGTGCCTCCTACAGCCCGAATGCGGGAGCGACCGGCTCGGACGGCCTCGACGGCTACGGCTACATGATGGCCATGTGCGTCGGCAAGGCGGAGGACACGAAGAAGCTGGCCGACACCGCCACCGAGATCGCCAACCTGCTCGCCCGCGACGGCACGAATGACGACGAGCTCGACCGCGCCCGCAAGCCGATGCAGGCGACCATGGAGAAGACGAAGCGCGACAACTCCTACTGGCTCGGCACCGTGCTCGCCCAGTCCCAGGAAGACCCCGCCCGCCTCGACCTCATCCGCGGCCGCGATGCCGACTACGCCTCCATCACCGCGAAGGAGCTGCACGACATCGCCATCAAATACCTCGGCCAGAAGCACGCGCTGAAGGTGCTGATCCACCCGGAGACCGAGAAGAAGGCCGAGGGCGAGTAA